The Paroedura picta isolate Pp20150507F chromosome 2, Ppicta_v3.0, whole genome shotgun sequence sequence CACCAGAATATAAATACCAGGTCTTCTTTTTTAGACTCCTTTGTTTCATATGTGGCATCATACAAAGCATATCGGCAATCATTCAGAGGCAACAGCTTCACAAAGGCTGTGTATGGGTCCTCCACTGTGTCACCAATGTCACCAACTAGTATCTGCTTTGTTTCTTCTACAATGATTTGTCTTTTGTCACAACTTAAACAGAAGAgaactgctttctttcttttcttaatctCTTCTGGCGTTGAAGATTTTCGTACTTTCATGTCATTAAAAACTTTGATAACTTCATCATTCACTGTTACTCCAGAAGCCTACAAAACAAAGTGAAACACAATTCACTAGAATAAACTTACtctacaagcaaacaaaaaagcatATCAGGAATAAATGTAACATTATGTAATTAGATGACAAAAATTTAGTCCCTAGCAAACCTCTGTTTTCTTACAACATTAGACAATTCATACTTCTATTTAATATG is a genomic window containing:
- the CFL2 gene encoding cofilin-2 isoform X3; amino-acid sequence: MKVRKSSTPEEIKKRKKAVLFCLSCDKRQIIVEETKQILVGDIGDTVEDPYTAFVKLLPLNDCRYALYDATYETKESKKEDLVFIFWAPESAPLKSKMIYASSKDAIKKKFTGIKHEWQVNGLDDIKDRSTLGEKLGGNVVVSLEGKPL
- the CFL2 gene encoding cofilin-2 isoform X2, coding for MASGVTVNDEVIKVFNDMKVRKSSTPEEIKKRKKAVLFCLSCDKRQIIVEETKQILVGDIGDTVEDPYTAFVKLLPLNDCRYALYDATYETKESKKEDLVFIFWAPESAPLKSKMIYASSKDAIKKKFTGIKHEWQVNGLDDIKDRSTLGEKLGGNVVVSLEGKPL